In a genomic window of Jeotgalibacillus aurantiacus:
- a CDS encoding sensor domain-containing diguanylate cyclase, with amino-acid sequence MKDVSVKVKWVLWIMWSVIFPAGLYLAYQIDPIERFDWQIVLSLIVLAVISAYFPFKVDNSTIFIIHWINLAAFLMYGLLYEIILMQLVLIPLLIRSKMTWQTVHRVALNSTMFMIISLIAGLVFYSTGVTPDDPVMAVTAVSAVYIFIHIFVNHIYLFSFQWFIGNRYSFWSYDTKLDYIATMLSMPFGLAYFYLLISIGAGATFLLGIPFLAISIILRLYNNSEKVNMDLAKSAQIGHQLAERLKVNEVLDLFANKLSDLMPIDYLYILDVETQNNQLVLLRRMENGKIESNNLSPVRRGEGIAGKVWESEKAKLYSKKSEWNEEVEGYIPSDIESIICVPIQRNKKTVAVLMAASKKKNAFGSHLIAILEILCSYLAVAIQNARNHQRTVKQSERCALTGLYNFRYFDEKLNEEFEALQRGKLNVLSLILLDIDHFKSINDTYGHQSGNDLLLELANMLVEIAGEMGIIARYGGEEFVILLSDISKEEAKMISEKIRREVENKVFEIRHDLSKKREKLNVKFTVSIGVSSAPGDTDSAKSLLRNADRALYIGAKQKGRNKVATYSK; translated from the coding sequence ATGAAAGATGTATCTGTAAAAGTTAAATGGGTATTATGGATTATGTGGAGTGTGATATTTCCCGCGGGTCTTTATTTAGCCTATCAGATCGATCCGATTGAACGTTTTGACTGGCAGATCGTTCTCAGTCTGATTGTCCTGGCTGTTATTTCTGCATATTTCCCGTTTAAAGTTGATAACTCGACCATCTTCATCATTCACTGGATCAACCTTGCCGCTTTTTTAATGTACGGACTGCTATATGAAATCATATTAATGCAATTAGTGTTAATTCCGCTCCTGATCCGTTCTAAAATGACCTGGCAGACAGTTCACCGGGTTGCATTAAATTCAACGATGTTTATGATCATCAGCCTGATTGCCGGATTGGTTTTCTACTCAACCGGTGTAACGCCTGATGATCCTGTGATGGCTGTCACTGCAGTATCAGCAGTTTATATTTTTATTCATATTTTTGTTAATCATATTTATCTTTTTTCATTCCAGTGGTTCATAGGTAACCGTTATTCATTCTGGAGCTACGACACAAAGCTTGATTATATAGCCACAATGCTCAGTATGCCATTTGGGCTAGCTTATTTTTATTTATTAATCTCTATCGGTGCAGGAGCTACTTTTCTTTTAGGCATTCCTTTCTTGGCAATATCCATCATCCTCAGACTTTATAACAATTCAGAAAAGGTCAATATGGATTTGGCAAAATCAGCTCAAATCGGTCATCAGCTGGCTGAAAGATTGAAAGTAAATGAAGTACTCGATTTGTTTGCGAATAAGCTGTCTGATCTGATGCCTATTGATTATTTGTACATTCTGGATGTTGAGACACAGAATAATCAGCTTGTTCTCCTGAGAAGAATGGAAAATGGCAAAATTGAATCGAACAACCTGTCACCTGTCCGCCGTGGAGAAGGGATTGCAGGAAAGGTATGGGAGTCGGAAAAAGCGAAACTTTACAGTAAAAAAAGTGAATGGAACGAAGAAGTGGAAGGGTATATCCCTTCGGACATTGAAAGTATTATTTGTGTGCCGATCCAGAGAAATAAAAAAACAGTTGCTGTTCTGATGGCGGCTTCAAAAAAGAAAAATGCCTTTGGATCACATTTAATCGCAATACTTGAAATTCTATGTTCCTATCTTGCTGTAGCGATCCAAAATGCAAGGAATCATCAGCGAACAGTCAAGCAGAGTGAGCGCTGTGCATTAACTGGACTGTACAATTTCCGTTATTTCGATGAAAAACTGAATGAAGAATTCGAAGCTTTACAGCGCGGAAAACTGAATGTACTCTCACTCATTTTGCTCGATATTGATCATTTTAAGAGTATCAATGATACGTATGGGCATCAGAGTGGAAATGATCTGCTGCTTGAGCTTGCGAATATGCTTGTTGAGATTGCCGGTGAAATGGGTATCATTGCCCGTTACGGAGGTGAGGAATTCGTCATTCTGCTAAGTGATATCTCCAAAGAAGAAGCAAAAATGATCAGCGAAAAAATCAGGAGAGAAGTTGAAAATAAGGTTTTTGAAATCAGGCATGACCTAAGTAAGAAACGGGAAAAACTGAATGTGAAATTCACCGTCAGCATCGGTGTTTCCTCTGCTCCCGGGGATACTGATTCAGCGAAGTCGCTTTTAAGAAATGCTGATCGTGCGTTATATATTGGAGCAAAACAAAAAGGACGAAATAAAGTGGCAACTTATTCAAAATGA
- a CDS encoding GspE/PulE family protein, with the protein MSMVNRKRLGDLLTESGMVTVEEVNRALNEKSQNEKLGDWLIKESIITERQLIEVLEFQLGIPHVELNRYKIDVDLIQLIPSELAKENLIIPLKKERNKLFVAMADPMDYFAIEELRMATGCQIEPSIAAKDDLNRYVVKFYDIQNSMNEALMDLAMNENESEADLTNLDSPIVRLVNQIIAGAAAQHSSDIHFDPHEDEVLVRYRVDGMMQTERSLPKHMQNIVIARLKIMGGLNITESRIPQDGRIKSVINDHTIDIRISSLPTIYGEKIVLRIHDLNNALTDLSKLDFTDENYGLFLNMISKPNGIVLITGPTGSGKSSTLYSALHHLNEESVNILTVEDPVEYQLKGINQIQVNEEIGFTFASGLRSILRQDPDIVMLGEIRDQETAEIAIRASLTGHLVLSTLHTNSSIETVTRLIDMGIQPFLLSSSLSGIVAQRLVRKICRDCKEGYVPDEREKALFAKEGVHYIELFRGKGCSSCNGTGYKGRMAIHEVLEVDDQLKDLITKKAGSTAIKAHAERKNTPFLVKDGLQKAADGLTTLKEVLRVTTLS; encoded by the coding sequence ATGAGTATGGTAAATCGAAAGCGGCTTGGTGATCTTCTCACCGAGTCAGGAATGGTCACAGTTGAAGAAGTGAACAGAGCACTAAATGAAAAGTCACAGAACGAAAAGCTCGGTGACTGGCTGATTAAAGAAAGCATTATTACGGAACGGCAACTGATCGAGGTCCTTGAATTTCAGCTTGGTATTCCACATGTTGAATTAAACAGATACAAAATCGATGTTGATTTAATCCAGCTTATCCCGTCCGAACTGGCCAAGGAAAACCTGATTATCCCATTAAAAAAGGAAAGAAATAAACTTTTTGTCGCAATGGCCGACCCGATGGATTATTTCGCCATAGAAGAATTGAGAATGGCAACGGGCTGTCAGATTGAACCGAGTATTGCGGCAAAAGACGATCTGAACCGTTATGTGGTGAAATTTTATGATATCCAGAACTCAATGAATGAAGCACTCATGGACCTGGCTATGAATGAAAATGAATCAGAAGCCGATTTGACAAATCTTGATTCCCCGATCGTCCGGCTTGTCAATCAGATCATTGCAGGAGCAGCGGCTCAGCATTCAAGTGATATCCATTTTGATCCGCATGAAGATGAAGTGCTTGTCAGGTACAGAGTGGACGGCATGATGCAAACCGAACGATCCCTTCCGAAGCATATGCAGAATATTGTGATTGCAAGGTTGAAAATCATGGGGGGGCTGAACATTACAGAAAGCCGTATTCCTCAGGATGGAAGAATCAAATCAGTGATCAATGACCATACGATTGATATCCGGATTTCTTCCCTTCCGACGATTTATGGTGAAAAAATCGTACTGAGAATTCATGACCTGAATAATGCCCTTACCGACCTGTCCAAACTTGATTTCACTGACGAAAATTACGGTCTTTTTCTGAATATGATATCAAAGCCAAATGGAATCGTATTAATTACAGGTCCTACCGGGTCCGGTAAGTCTTCCACACTTTATTCCGCCCTTCATCATTTAAACGAAGAATCGGTTAATATTCTGACCGTGGAAGATCCGGTTGAGTATCAATTGAAGGGTATTAATCAAATTCAGGTGAATGAAGAGATCGGATTTACGTTTGCTTCCGGTTTGAGGAGTATACTCCGCCAAGATCCTGATATCGTCATGTTAGGAGAAATCCGTGACCAGGAAACAGCTGAGATTGCGATCAGAGCCTCACTTACAGGACATCTTGTGTTAAGTACACTGCACACGAACAGTTCGATTGAAACCGTTACCCGATTAATTGATATGGGCATTCAGCCGTTTCTGCTGTCCTCCTCACTAAGTGGAATTGTGGCTCAAAGGCTTGTGCGTAAAATCTGCCGTGACTGCAAAGAAGGTTATGTGCCGGATGAAAGAGAAAAAGCCCTTTTTGCAAAAGAAGGCGTGCACTACATTGAGCTATTCAGAGGAAAAGGGTGTTCGTCCTGTAACGGAACAGGCTATAAAGGGCGGATGGCGATTCATGAGGTGCTTGAAGTGGATGATCAACTGAAGGATCTGATCACTAAAAAAGCGGGTTCGACCGCTATTAAAGCACATGCAGAACGTAAAAATACGCCCTTTCTTGTTAAAGACGGTCTGCAGAAAGCAGCCGACGGATTAACGACATTGAAGGAAGTTCTCCGTGTCACAACATTATCGTAG
- a CDS encoding prepilin-type N-terminal cleavage/methylation domain-containing protein, with translation MRKMFKTIKNQKGLTLVELLAVLVILAIIAAIAVPIITGIIDDSQERADAAEALNVIQAAKLAESAGGLDCAATVSPAECTSAALTAYIDGVTFTSVTFDANGLYTINDYEDSNNVLQDYDEDEIAAILD, from the coding sequence ATGAGAAAAATGTTTAAAACAATTAAAAACCAAAAAGGACTTACACTGGTCGAGCTGCTTGCAGTACTCGTCATTCTAGCCATCATCGCAGCCATTGCCGTACCAATTATTACAGGAATCATTGACGATTCACAAGAACGAGCAGACGCAGCAGAAGCACTAAACGTTATTCAGGCAGCAAAACTGGCTGAAAGTGCAGGCGGGTTGGATTGTGCTGCTACGGTTTCTCCTGCTGAATGTACATCGGCAGCACTTACAGCTTATATTGATGGAGTTACATTTACATCGGTTACATTTGACGCAAACGGATTATATACAATCAATGATTATGAAGATTCAAATAATGTTTTACAAGATTATGATGAAGATGAAATAGCTGCAATCTTAGACTGA
- a CDS encoding type IV pilus twitching motility protein PilT, producing MSHYEIDDLLIKAYNLKASDLHLTVASPPICRSNGGLKPLGEATFIPGDLQIIAKQMIPEHRYEEFLQKGEIDFSYSIQNVSRFRVNVYKQRNSIAIAIRIITNMIPDFTELKLPPVIRELCTKPQGLILVTGPTGSGKSTTLAAMIDFINKHQSKHIITLEDPIEYLHNHQQSMVNQREVGLDTHTFANGLRSALRQDPDIILVGEMRDLETISTAITAAETGHLVLATLHTSGAAQTIDRIIDVFEPHQQGQIRTQLASVLQAVISQRLFPSARGDGRIAGIEVLINLPSVANLIRSEKTHQIANVIQTGRSHGMQSMTMAIQQLVQSGQVDYKEVQAFLTAGDYT from the coding sequence ATGAGTCACTATGAAATCGATGATCTACTGATCAAGGCATATAATCTTAAAGCTTCAGACCTGCATTTAACTGTGGCATCGCCTCCGATCTGCCGGTCAAACGGAGGTTTAAAGCCGCTCGGGGAAGCTACATTTATACCCGGAGATCTTCAGATTATAGCAAAACAGATGATCCCGGAGCACAGATATGAAGAATTTCTCCAAAAAGGTGAAATTGATTTCAGCTACAGTATCCAGAACGTATCAAGGTTCAGAGTGAATGTATATAAGCAGCGAAACTCTATTGCTATTGCGATCCGCATCATTACCAATATGATTCCGGATTTTACCGAATTGAAACTGCCGCCTGTGATCAGAGAGTTATGTACAAAACCGCAGGGGCTCATTCTCGTAACCGGCCCGACCGGATCCGGAAAATCCACGACGCTCGCCGCGATGATTGATTTCATCAATAAGCATCAGTCAAAGCATATTATTACGCTTGAAGATCCGATTGAGTATTTACATAACCACCAGCAATCAATGGTTAATCAGCGTGAAGTGGGGCTTGACACACACACATTTGCCAACGGACTGCGGTCTGCGCTGCGTCAGGACCCTGACATCATTCTCGTAGGGGAAATGAGAGACCTTGAGACAATTTCCACGGCGATTACAGCTGCTGAAACCGGGCACCTCGTTCTCGCCACTCTGCATACGAGCGGAGCAGCTCAGACGATAGACCGGATTATTGATGTGTTTGAACCTCACCAGCAGGGTCAGATCCGCACTCAGCTTGCCTCTGTTCTTCAGGCGGTCATTTCACAAAGGCTTTTTCCAAGTGCACGTGGAGACGGCAGGATAGCAGGGATTGAAGTGTTGATCAACCTTCCTTCCGTTGCAAACCTGATACGGAGTGAAAAAACCCACCAGATCGCAAATGTCATTCAGACTGGACGGTCTCATGGCATGCAGTCGATGACAATGGCCATCCAGCAGCTTGTTCAATCCGGACAGGTTGATTATAAAGAAGTGCAGGCTTTCCTGACCGCAGGTGATTACACATGA
- a CDS encoding bifunctional folylpolyglutamate synthase/dihydrofolate synthase, with the protein MITSYEEAINWIHGRLRLGVKPGLSRMEWMMERLGNPEEKIKAVHIGGTNGKGSTVTFLRNILQASGKTVGTFTSPYFEVFNERIAVNGEPVSDEEWFSLTQDIKRLADELEETELGGPTEFEVITAMMFHYFGNIRAVDFVLIEVGLGGRLDSTNIVVPLCTCITSIGLDHTAILGDTYEEIAFEKAGIIKESVPLIYCVKHAGAKQVIKETAESKHAAAYEVGVDPVVTPLDHGGHGESFLYQDSIQLTTRMNGLHQIENAAIAIKAAELVSGTDLSNEAIQKGVMDAYWPGRMETLSTRPLVIMDGAHNPEGIESLIATVKRKYNDKKVHLLFAAVSDKDTTGMIQQLDKLADEISFTTFDFPRAAKAEVLYEKSTHLNKRIVTADRWISEMKTKEDHLYLLTGSLYFLSSVYHEIKKIQTSEN; encoded by the coding sequence ATGATCACATCCTATGAGGAAGCAATCAACTGGATCCACGGACGGCTCCGCCTTGGTGTTAAGCCCGGTTTATCAAGAATGGAATGGATGATGGAACGGCTCGGAAATCCTGAGGAAAAAATTAAAGCCGTACATATTGGAGGAACGAATGGAAAGGGATCAACCGTGACCTTTTTAAGAAATATCCTGCAGGCTTCAGGAAAAACAGTCGGCACCTTCACCTCACCTTATTTCGAAGTATTCAATGAGCGTATTGCGGTGAATGGAGAACCGGTAAGTGATGAGGAGTGGTTCAGCCTGACGCAGGACATTAAACGGCTTGCAGATGAACTGGAGGAAACGGAACTCGGCGGGCCAACAGAATTTGAAGTCATTACAGCCATGATGTTTCATTACTTCGGCAATATCCGCGCGGTTGATTTCGTCTTAATTGAAGTCGGCCTTGGCGGAAGACTTGATTCAACGAATATCGTTGTTCCGCTATGTACATGCATTACATCAATCGGCCTTGATCATACAGCGATTCTCGGTGACACGTATGAGGAAATTGCTTTTGAAAAAGCGGGCATTATTAAGGAATCGGTACCGCTTATTTACTGCGTTAAGCATGCAGGTGCCAAACAAGTGATCAAAGAAACAGCTGAATCAAAACATGCAGCCGCTTATGAAGTCGGTGTTGATCCTGTTGTGACCCCTTTAGACCATGGAGGTCACGGTGAGTCATTCCTTTATCAGGATTCCATCCAATTGACAACGAGAATGAACGGACTTCATCAGATTGAAAATGCAGCGATTGCCATTAAGGCAGCCGAGCTTGTATCAGGAACGGATTTATCCAATGAGGCTATCCAAAAAGGCGTCATGGACGCTTATTGGCCTGGAAGAATGGAAACGCTCAGCACCAGACCACTCGTGATCATGGATGGCGCACATAATCCGGAGGGTATTGAGTCTTTGATTGCCACGGTCAAAAGAAAATATAACGATAAAAAAGTACATCTTCTTTTCGCAGCAGTATCGGATAAAGATACGACCGGTATGATTCAACAGCTGGATAAGCTGGCAGATGAAATATCTTTTACAACCTTTGATTTTCCAAGAGCGGCCAAGGCTGAAGTTTTATATGAAAAGAGTACGCATCTTAATAAACGGATTGTCACAGCTGATAGATGGATAAGTGAAATGAAGACCAAAGAAGATCACTTATATCTACTCACCGGGTCACTCTATTTTCTTTCGTCGGTTTATCACGAAATCAAGAAAATTCAAACTAGTGAAAATTAA
- a CDS encoding type II secretion system F family protein, with product MTVYKYTGRTSKGVLKKGTIDSISEQDAKIKLREQGINAREIKPSNSILHKEIYLIPPVSQKDFVLFCRQFATLIKAGISIVESTGILANQVSGKVLKKTLWLVKDEIQSGTPFSMAVAKYPKVFPPIFINLIRAGEATGRMDETLERLASYFEKQYTLKKKVQSALAYPVLLSILTVGVVIFLMTTIVPRFTVMFEQAGSELPAITAFILSISEFIQSFWWLLVIILVVVVGGSVYLYQSNPSVRYYVSAFIIRIPLFGPLLQKALIARMARTLSSLFSSSVPILQAISIVQRVVNNPPMEKVLAEARTNLESGGRLSEPFEKSWLFPPLVHQMTAIGEKTGSLDFMLENIASFYEAEVDRSVDTLKTLIEPIMIVILAAVVGTIVLAIMIPLFSLYNQI from the coding sequence ATGACGGTATATAAATATACCGGACGTACCTCAAAAGGTGTGCTGAAAAAAGGAACGATTGATTCAATCAGTGAACAGGACGCAAAAATTAAGCTGAGAGAACAGGGGATCAACGCCAGGGAAATAAAGCCTTCCAACAGTATTTTGCACAAGGAGATCTATCTGATTCCGCCGGTCAGTCAGAAGGATTTTGTTCTTTTCTGCCGGCAGTTTGCAACGCTGATCAAGGCAGGGATTTCGATTGTTGAATCAACCGGAATCCTGGCCAATCAGGTCTCAGGAAAAGTGCTAAAAAAAACGTTGTGGCTCGTAAAGGATGAAATACAGTCCGGCACTCCTTTTTCAATGGCTGTTGCCAAATATCCAAAAGTGTTCCCTCCGATTTTTATCAACCTTATCCGGGCTGGAGAGGCAACAGGGCGCATGGATGAAACGCTTGAACGGCTGGCGTCCTATTTTGAAAAACAATACACGTTAAAGAAAAAAGTTCAGTCAGCCCTCGCCTATCCGGTTCTGTTATCTATTCTGACGGTCGGGGTTGTCATTTTCCTCATGACCACAATTGTTCCGAGATTCACCGTCATGTTTGAACAGGCAGGGAGTGAACTGCCTGCTATAACAGCTTTTATATTATCGATCAGTGAGTTTATTCAATCGTTCTGGTGGCTCTTGGTCATCATTCTGGTCGTGGTTGTCGGAGGTTCTGTCTATTTGTATCAGTCCAATCCATCTGTAAGATATTATGTCTCAGCTTTTATCATCCGTATTCCGCTGTTTGGACCGCTTTTACAAAAAGCACTTATAGCAAGAATGGCAAGAACATTATCATCACTGTTTTCAAGCTCTGTCCCCATCTTACAGGCAATTTCCATTGTGCAAAGGGTCGTCAACAATCCGCCAATGGAAAAGGTGTTAGCAGAAGCCCGTACGAATCTTGAATCCGGCGGAAGGCTTTCAGAGCCCTTTGAAAAAAGCTGGCTGTTTCCACCTCTCGTTCATCAGATGACTGCAATCGGTGAAAAAACAGGGTCACTTGATTTTATGCTTGAAAACATCGCTTCTTTTTACGAAGCAGAAGTAGACAGAAGTGTTGACACGCTTAAAACGCTCATTGAGCCAATCATGATCGTGATCCTGGCAGCAGTGGTCGGAACCATCGTGCTCGCCATCATGATACCGCTATTCAGCTTATACAATCAGATCTGA
- a CDS encoding VanW family protein — protein sequence MNGLKISITIATAVTLVTIFVMYLYYPATYSKATISSFSLTKGSYDEMKDNLTNQIADWKNSGDITVTYENGSFAVPRSSFEFNLSESFQTMKNSSETPWYAFWDRNDDVTFPLTVELGDLQALQEYDQVIDVDVTAGILKEHASRLSYENITAVSADDANQLGVISFFSFNTPDARKVADIIQSFEISGKTTFSFNETFSSADDQSLQVAASSLYQAFLMTDAAILERHTMSEPPDFIKAGMEAWVSSQMNRDLKVYHPFSFPMIVKADAAGDQLEIQISMVGGTQKYQVETTHKQFIEPRVIQRYNPLLKPGQKVEISSGKEGFQSETMRYSLISGIDPEVITTSFYPPVPAITEVSPEQAIQTSETPVNAAPAQGTVNASPSTGETQSGPEAGEGTAASPAEPDEEKVTVKQQDPPK from the coding sequence ATGAATGGGTTAAAAATATCTATAACAATCGCCACTGCAGTTACACTCGTCACTATTTTTGTGATGTATCTTTATTACCCTGCAACCTACTCTAAGGCAACTATCTCCTCCTTTTCATTAACAAAAGGATCCTATGACGAAATGAAGGATAATTTAACCAATCAGATAGCAGATTGGAAAAACAGCGGAGATATTACTGTTACATATGAAAATGGATCATTTGCCGTACCGCGTTCATCATTTGAATTTAATTTAAGTGAAAGCTTTCAGACTATGAAAAACAGTTCAGAGACTCCCTGGTATGCGTTCTGGGACAGAAACGATGATGTGACTTTTCCGCTAACTGTTGAACTGGGTGACCTGCAAGCTCTTCAGGAATACGATCAGGTGATTGATGTAGATGTGACTGCCGGGATATTAAAGGAACACGCTTCCCGTCTGTCTTATGAAAATATAACGGCGGTATCAGCAGACGATGCTAATCAGCTCGGGGTTATTTCGTTTTTTTCTTTCAATACGCCTGATGCAAGGAAAGTAGCTGACATCATTCAGTCATTTGAAATAAGCGGTAAAACAACTTTTTCTTTTAATGAAACCTTTTCATCAGCTGATGATCAGTCGCTGCAGGTTGCAGCGTCCTCACTGTATCAGGCTTTTCTAATGACGGATGCTGCAATTCTGGAGCGTCATACTATGTCAGAGCCGCCTGATTTTATTAAGGCCGGTATGGAAGCCTGGGTCTCATCTCAGATGAATCGGGACCTGAAGGTTTATCATCCTTTTTCCTTCCCAATGATCGTAAAAGCTGACGCAGCAGGTGATCAGCTTGAGATTCAGATCAGTATGGTCGGAGGCACTCAAAAATATCAGGTTGAAACAACACACAAACAATTTATTGAGCCACGAGTCATTCAGCGCTACAACCCTCTTTTGAAGCCCGGACAAAAAGTGGAAATCAGTTCAGGGAAAGAGGGGTTCCAATCTGAAACGATGCGTTACAGTCTGATATCAGGGATTGATCCTGAAGTCATAACTACAAGTTTTTATCCACCTGTACCTGCTATTACTGAGGTTTCACCTGAACAGGCTATTCAGACGTCCGAAACACCTGTTAACGCTGCACCTGCACAGGGCACAGTCAATGCAAGCCCGTCAACAGGAGAAACGCAGTCAGGTCCGGAAGCAGGTGAGGGTACAGCAGCTTCCCCGGCGGAACCTGATGAAGAAAAGGTCACAGTTAAACAACAGGATCCTCCTAAATAG